A region from the Paenarthrobacter aurescens genome encodes:
- a CDS encoding aminotransferase class I/II-fold pyridoxal phosphate-dependent enzyme gives MADMASAGSSPFLDLSAGIPGDSKPAPWQRAAMGANLLSPGGSLGVTIFEEMTTLAVSTGAINLGQGFPDEDGPEEIKAAARRAIADGANQYAPGKGVPVLREAIAAHQHRFYGLKPDPDTEVLVTTGATEAIAATLLAFIQPGDEVLTFEPFYDSYGAIINMAGATHVTAPLPAPDFLPDLTVLEDSFSERTKIVLLNNPHNPTGAVFPAYVLSRIVELAAKFGAIIVSDEVYEHLTFDAAHTPIASLPGAAERTITVSSAGKTFSFTGWKIGWLTGPENLVAAVRTVKQFLTYSSGTPFQSAIAVGLGLPDEFYTGIAATLRHKRDILAEGLRAAGFGVFNPSGTYFINVDTAPLGIPDSVELARRLPGLVGVAAIPVPVFCHPEGAERTRSLLRFAFCKKTDVLEEAAERLATLKDRL, from the coding sequence ATGGCTGACATGGCATCCGCAGGCAGCAGCCCCTTCCTTGATTTGAGCGCCGGCATCCCCGGTGACTCCAAGCCGGCACCGTGGCAGCGGGCCGCCATGGGAGCCAACCTGCTCTCCCCCGGAGGAAGCCTGGGCGTGACTATCTTTGAGGAGATGACCACCCTCGCGGTGTCCACCGGGGCCATCAACCTCGGTCAGGGATTTCCCGACGAAGACGGCCCGGAAGAGATCAAGGCCGCAGCACGTCGGGCAATCGCCGATGGCGCCAACCAGTACGCGCCCGGCAAGGGAGTCCCCGTACTCAGGGAGGCCATAGCCGCACACCAGCATCGCTTCTACGGCCTGAAGCCGGATCCGGACACTGAAGTTCTTGTCACAACCGGGGCAACGGAGGCCATTGCCGCCACGCTGCTGGCCTTCATCCAGCCCGGCGACGAAGTCCTTACGTTCGAACCCTTCTACGACTCCTACGGGGCCATCATTAACATGGCCGGAGCCACGCACGTTACTGCTCCCCTTCCTGCCCCGGACTTCCTTCCTGACCTGACGGTTTTGGAAGACTCCTTCAGTGAACGCACCAAAATCGTCCTTCTGAACAATCCACACAACCCAACCGGCGCTGTCTTCCCCGCATACGTCCTGTCACGGATTGTGGAACTGGCGGCAAAGTTCGGTGCCATCATTGTCAGCGACGAAGTGTACGAGCACCTGACTTTCGATGCAGCGCATACTCCCATCGCTTCCCTGCCCGGTGCCGCCGAGCGCACCATCACTGTCTCCTCTGCCGGTAAGACCTTCTCCTTTACCGGCTGGAAAATTGGTTGGCTCACCGGGCCCGAAAACCTGGTGGCCGCGGTTCGCACCGTCAAGCAATTCCTGACCTATAGCTCTGGCACACCTTTCCAAAGTGCCATCGCAGTGGGCTTGGGGCTCCCTGATGAGTTCTATACCGGGATCGCCGCCACCCTCCGGCACAAACGTGACATCCTCGCCGAGGGCCTGCGCGCTGCCGGGTTCGGTGTGTTCAACCCCAGCGGTACGTACTTCATCAATGTGGACACAGCACCCCTGGGAATTCCGGACTCCGTTGAGCTTGCCAGGCGCTTGCCGGGGCTCGTTGGTGTGGCCGCCATCCCCGTTCCGGTGTTTTGCCATCCGGAGGGAGCCGAGCGCACACGCAGCCTCCTCAGATTCGCCTTCTGCAAAAAAACTGACGTCCTGGAAGAGGCCGCTGAACGCCTTGCCACTTTGAAGGACAGGCTCTGA
- a CDS encoding spermidine synthase encodes MNAAGSGQHHATRFLRTTGQHATIEADTLVDGGYILSIGGAEQSHVNLADPSDIFYEYLRRIGHVVDLAAEPGRPIRALHLGAGALTLARYIQATRPGSEQYAVELERELLDFVLQKLPMPEGTVLTTQIGDARESLVGLPDQVMFDVVILDIFSGPEAPEHIACREFYEEAAARLQPEGILIINVGDEPALTLVRSQVAALRQAMTDVAAFAEAGMFAGRYPGNIVLVGTGKQWPSEWTTQLLARGPHPAKVLTGVELDSISA; translated from the coding sequence CTGAACGCCGCGGGCTCCGGCCAGCACCACGCAACGCGCTTCCTGCGAACAACCGGCCAGCACGCAACGATTGAGGCCGACACCCTCGTTGACGGCGGCTATATCCTCAGCATTGGCGGCGCGGAACAGTCACATGTGAACCTGGCCGATCCCTCGGACATTTTCTACGAATACCTGCGCAGGATCGGTCATGTGGTTGACTTGGCGGCCGAACCCGGAAGGCCCATCCGCGCCCTCCACCTGGGAGCAGGGGCCCTTACCCTGGCGCGCTATATCCAGGCAACCCGCCCCGGCTCGGAACAATATGCTGTTGAGCTTGAGCGCGAACTTCTGGACTTTGTGCTTCAAAAGCTGCCGATGCCTGAAGGCACCGTCCTGACCACACAGATCGGCGACGCCCGCGAATCTTTGGTGGGGCTTCCCGATCAGGTGATGTTCGACGTCGTCATTCTGGATATCTTCTCAGGTCCGGAGGCCCCCGAGCACATCGCCTGCCGCGAGTTCTACGAAGAAGCAGCCGCGCGGCTTCAGCCTGAGGGGATATTGATCATCAACGTGGGCGACGAGCCGGCACTGACGCTCGTGCGCAGCCAAGTGGCCGCGCTACGCCAAGCCATGACGGACGTGGCTGCGTTCGCTGAGGCAGGAATGTTCGCCGGACGTTACCCCGGCAACATCGTCCTGGTGGGCACCGGCAAGCAGTGGCCCAGCGAATGGACAACGCAACTGCTGGCCCGCGGCCCCCACCCCGCCAAGGTCCTGACGGGCGTTGAATTGGACAGCATCTCGGCCTAA
- the rsmD gene encoding 16S rRNA (guanine(966)-N(2))-methyltransferase RsmD: MSRIIAGVGGGNPLASVPGTATRPTTDRVKEALFSRLESLAVIDDARVLDLYAGSGSLGVESASRGARSVDLVEFDAKATDVCQRNADLVNQLLGGKRVSVHRSKVESFLERASEEAMWDLVFLDPPYPLDEPALSEVLTKLAAHLDEAAVVVVERSSRSPEPKWPEALECFADKKYGETKLWFAEPA, from the coding sequence GTGAGCCGGATCATCGCCGGAGTTGGTGGTGGAAACCCGCTGGCCAGTGTCCCCGGAACGGCCACCCGTCCCACCACGGACAGGGTGAAAGAGGCATTGTTTTCGCGTTTGGAATCGTTGGCCGTTATTGACGACGCCCGGGTCCTGGACCTCTATGCAGGTTCTGGATCGTTGGGTGTGGAAAGCGCCAGCCGAGGTGCCCGGAGCGTGGATCTGGTGGAGTTTGATGCCAAGGCCACTGATGTCTGCCAACGCAATGCGGACCTGGTGAACCAGTTGCTGGGTGGCAAGAGAGTCTCGGTGCATCGTTCCAAGGTGGAATCGTTCCTGGAGCGTGCAAGCGAGGAAGCCATGTGGGACCTGGTTTTCCTTGATCCGCCGTACCCCTTGGATGAACCGGCGCTGAGTGAGGTCCTGACCAAGTTGGCAGCGCATCTGGACGAGGCAGCCGTGGTGGTGGTGGAACGGAGTTCACGGAGTCCGGAACCGAAGTGGCCTGAGGCTTTGGAGTGTTTTGCCGATAAGAAATACGGAGAGACCAAGCTGTGGTTCGCTGAGCCGGCCTGA
- a CDS encoding ATP-dependent DNA helicase RecG produces MNSELELSLERRIGKRSAAVIDKHLGIKTTGALLNYFPRRYLSRGELTPISNLPLDEEVTLIARVLSNSTRQMRARRGSITDVVVTDEAGGSGVPGTLKVSFFNGFRAKAELLPGRRAMFSGKVSRYGGALGLTNPDFLLLDEDPEAEGSVDPEKLAAMPIPVYPATAKLTSWSIHKVITALLQTLDLDSLQDPLPASIARRDGLLPVAEAYRLIHSPEIAKDWQRAQERFRYQEALVLQTALARRRAQLAAEEATARRPRKDGLLSKFDQNLPFTLTAGQAAVGKTLADELGRDTPMNRLLQGEVGSGKTIVALRAMLQVVDSGGQAALLAPTEVLAAQHFHSIRKTLGALARDHIFGGAGMLGGDAAQEAVQVTLLTGSMPTAARKQAMLDAASGNAGIVIGTHALLSDKTSFQDLGLIVVDEQHRFGVEQRDALRAKAQRPPHLLVMTATPIPRTVAMTVFGDLETSILDELPAGRAPISTHVVGLAENPGWVDRIWKRSREEVDSGHQVYVVCPKIGSDDDGDFSPGEAEPSDADLGDEGPSRELASVTAVVEALLQEPALSGVPVVPLHGRQDPQVKSETMASFASNSTKVLVSTTVIEVGVDVHNATLMVILDADRFGISQLHQLRGRVGRGGLPGTCLLVTTLEPGHPSRRRLDAVASTTDGFELSQEDLKLRREGDILGASQSGGRSTLKLLRVLEHEDIIARARTDAQNLVAEDVSLEHQPALAAAIDEYLNPEKEAFLERG; encoded by the coding sequence ATGAATTCTGAGCTGGAACTTTCCCTCGAACGGAGGATCGGCAAGCGCTCCGCGGCTGTCATCGACAAGCACTTGGGGATCAAGACCACCGGGGCCTTGCTGAACTACTTCCCCCGCAGGTACTTGAGCCGCGGTGAACTGACGCCCATCAGTAACCTTCCGTTGGATGAGGAAGTTACGCTGATTGCGCGGGTGCTTTCCAACAGCACGCGCCAAATGCGGGCACGGCGGGGCTCCATCACGGACGTAGTGGTTACGGATGAGGCAGGTGGCTCAGGTGTTCCAGGTACGTTGAAGGTCAGCTTCTTCAATGGTTTCCGGGCGAAAGCAGAACTTCTTCCCGGCCGGCGGGCCATGTTCTCAGGCAAGGTTTCCCGTTACGGTGGAGCCCTTGGCCTGACCAACCCTGACTTCCTTCTCCTGGATGAGGACCCTGAAGCCGAGGGCTCTGTGGACCCGGAGAAGCTCGCTGCCATGCCCATTCCCGTCTATCCGGCAACGGCCAAGCTGACCAGTTGGTCCATCCACAAGGTGATCACTGCTTTGCTGCAAACCCTGGACCTCGATTCTCTGCAGGATCCACTTCCGGCAAGCATCGCCCGCAGGGACGGGTTGTTGCCGGTGGCTGAGGCATACCGATTGATCCATTCACCGGAGATCGCCAAGGACTGGCAACGTGCGCAGGAACGGTTCCGGTACCAGGAAGCCCTCGTTCTGCAAACAGCCTTGGCGCGCCGGCGGGCTCAGCTTGCAGCAGAGGAAGCCACTGCACGGCGGCCGCGTAAAGACGGATTGCTCAGCAAATTTGACCAGAACCTGCCCTTCACACTTACCGCAGGCCAAGCTGCGGTGGGAAAGACGCTCGCTGATGAGCTCGGGCGCGACACCCCCATGAACAGGCTGCTTCAGGGCGAGGTGGGTTCGGGCAAGACGATAGTGGCCCTGCGTGCCATGTTGCAGGTGGTGGATTCAGGCGGCCAGGCAGCACTTTTGGCTCCCACGGAAGTACTGGCGGCACAGCATTTCCACTCCATCCGAAAAACTTTGGGGGCATTGGCCCGGGACCATATCTTTGGCGGTGCGGGCATGCTCGGCGGTGACGCAGCCCAGGAAGCGGTGCAGGTGACACTCCTGACCGGATCCATGCCAACGGCTGCGCGCAAGCAGGCAATGCTGGATGCGGCCTCCGGAAATGCCGGAATTGTCATTGGCACCCATGCGTTGCTGAGCGACAAAACCAGCTTCCAGGACCTCGGGCTGATTGTGGTGGATGAGCAGCACCGCTTCGGCGTGGAGCAGCGAGACGCCCTTCGGGCCAAGGCGCAACGGCCTCCGCATCTGCTGGTCATGACGGCCACTCCAATTCCCCGCACTGTGGCCATGACGGTGTTTGGCGACCTCGAAACCTCCATCCTTGATGAGCTTCCTGCCGGACGTGCGCCTATTTCCACCCATGTGGTGGGACTCGCGGAAAATCCCGGGTGGGTGGACCGCATCTGGAAGCGTTCACGCGAAGAAGTCGACTCCGGTCACCAGGTCTACGTGGTGTGCCCCAAGATCGGATCGGACGACGACGGCGACTTCAGTCCCGGGGAGGCGGAACCCAGCGATGCAGATCTCGGGGACGAAGGCCCCTCGCGGGAGCTGGCTTCGGTGACCGCCGTCGTCGAGGCCCTCCTGCAGGAGCCGGCACTCTCCGGGGTGCCCGTGGTCCCTCTTCACGGACGGCAGGATCCGCAGGTGAAATCCGAGACCATGGCCTCGTTCGCCTCCAACAGCACTAAGGTTCTGGTCTCCACAACGGTCATTGAGGTGGGCGTGGACGTCCACAACGCCACGCTGATGGTGATCCTGGACGCTGACCGCTTTGGCATTTCACAGCTCCACCAGTTGCGCGGCCGCGTGGGCCGTGGGGGATTGCCCGGCACGTGCTTGTTGGTCACTACCCTGGAGCCGGGGCATCCGAGTCGTCGGCGGCTTGATGCAGTAGCTTCAACTACGGACGGCTTTGAGCTCTCCCAAGAGGACTTGAAGCTCCGTAGGGAAGGAGACATTCTGGGGGCCTCACAATCCGGAGGGCGATCCACCCTCAAGCTGCTGCGTGTACTGGAACATGAGGACATCATTGCCCGGGCACGTACCGATGCCCAGAACCTGGTGGCCGAAGACGTGTCTTTGGAGCATCAACCGGCTTTGGCCGCTGCGATCGATGAGTATTTGAACCCTGAGAAGGAGGCGTTCCTTGAACGCGGTTAG
- a CDS encoding DAK2 domain-containing protein has translation MKRWLGKAEVILGNHSDRLNAINIFPVADGDTGTNLYLTVRAAVAALGGTATDAAETGNDVGALLSRAGQAAMEQARGNSGTLFAVFLCAAAEPLVGKSRLSAPLLATALNRAQIRAWSALSEPVAGTMLSVLEAAAHAAQAVDASQSGDDSNHALGLSLDAVVDAAYQAVVRTEDELAQLHEARVVDAGGVGMLLVLDCLRSAVLGEELQDELLDGLHGYQLQDPHIHEHMPADDGVEVMCTINLSPLNAAILRQRLDEMGESVIMSQVGGAQGNDDDDDEPGVEVSYRWRVHVHVPDPEPAVALIRSLGEPTDIAVSQLAIPRENGQETAAGEASGRESESTNAATNVPGQSRHEF, from the coding sequence ATGAAACGCTGGCTCGGCAAGGCGGAGGTGATCCTGGGCAACCACAGCGACCGTCTGAACGCGATTAACATTTTTCCTGTTGCCGATGGCGATACCGGAACCAATCTCTATCTCACCGTCCGGGCAGCAGTGGCTGCCCTGGGTGGGACTGCCACTGATGCCGCGGAAACCGGCAACGACGTCGGGGCCCTTTTGTCCCGGGCAGGGCAGGCAGCCATGGAACAGGCCCGTGGAAACTCGGGCACCCTTTTTGCTGTTTTCCTGTGCGCAGCTGCAGAGCCTTTGGTGGGGAAGTCCCGTCTCAGCGCGCCATTGCTTGCCACCGCACTGAACCGGGCCCAGATCCGGGCATGGTCTGCACTCAGCGAGCCGGTGGCCGGCACCATGCTCTCTGTCCTTGAAGCCGCAGCGCATGCCGCCCAGGCTGTGGACGCCTCCCAAAGCGGCGACGACAGCAATCATGCTCTGGGTCTATCCCTTGATGCTGTAGTTGATGCCGCTTACCAGGCTGTTGTCCGGACCGAGGATGAACTGGCGCAATTGCACGAAGCCCGCGTTGTAGATGCTGGAGGCGTGGGGATGCTGCTGGTCCTTGATTGCCTCCGCTCTGCCGTCCTGGGCGAAGAACTTCAGGATGAACTGCTCGATGGCCTTCACGGTTACCAGCTGCAGGACCCGCACATCCACGAGCACATGCCGGCCGATGACGGGGTGGAGGTCATGTGCACCATCAACCTTTCCCCTTTGAATGCCGCGATTCTCCGGCAACGACTGGACGAGATGGGCGAGTCAGTGATCATGAGCCAAGTGGGCGGCGCCCAAGGCAACGATGATGACGACGACGAACCGGGCGTGGAGGTCAGCTACAGATGGCGTGTCCACGTACATGTTCCCGATCCGGAGCCTGCAGTTGCACTGATCCGTTCGCTGGGAGAGCCCACCGATATTGCGGTCAGCCAATTGGCCATACCCCGTGAAAACGGCCAGGAAACGGCCGCTGGAGAAGCTTCCGGCAGGGAATCCGAAAGCACCAACGCAGCCACCAATGTTCCGGGCCAGTCACGGCATGAATTCTGA
- a CDS encoding thiamine-phosphate kinase yields MPVEQLTVQDLSESALLARIFPRLHRSPGVLLGPGDDAALIAAPDGRTLISIDTQTQDQDFRLEWPNGYRTTGYDVGWKAAAQNLSDINAMGGSATSLVVSLTMPPATPVEWVEAFADGLTAAIVGLGAQDCSVAGGDLGRGRELAVTVAVVGTLAGAAPVLRSGAKPGDTVAVSGTLGRAAAGWALLESTVPLDSLSAELRSLVENQCRPLPPLDAGPLAARAGATAMLDISDGLMRDGSRLAHASNVVLDFDPAALEPFVAPLEQAAELLGIEATRWVLGGGEDHGLLATFPAGIQLPQGFTAIGSVQAVVEPPGSGVRISGQTADTVGWDHFAD; encoded by the coding sequence GTGCCAGTAGAACAGTTGACCGTCCAGGATCTGTCGGAGTCCGCCCTCCTTGCCAGGATCTTCCCGCGGCTGCACCGTAGCCCCGGCGTTCTGCTGGGACCCGGAGACGACGCTGCCCTGATTGCAGCACCGGATGGCCGGACCCTCATCTCCATCGACACCCAGACGCAGGACCAGGACTTCAGGCTTGAGTGGCCCAACGGCTACAGGACCACCGGATATGACGTTGGGTGGAAGGCCGCGGCACAAAACCTGAGTGACATTAACGCCATGGGCGGCAGCGCCACGAGTTTGGTGGTGAGCCTCACCATGCCACCGGCAACCCCCGTCGAGTGGGTTGAGGCGTTTGCCGATGGCCTCACCGCGGCGATTGTTGGCTTGGGCGCTCAGGATTGCTCGGTGGCCGGCGGAGACCTGGGCCGGGGCCGCGAGCTGGCGGTGACTGTCGCCGTCGTCGGCACGCTTGCCGGAGCAGCCCCGGTGTTGAGGTCCGGTGCCAAGCCCGGGGACACTGTGGCAGTTTCGGGGACGTTGGGAAGGGCCGCCGCCGGGTGGGCGCTGTTGGAAAGCACGGTTCCCCTGGACTCCCTCTCTGCTGAGCTGCGGAGCTTGGTGGAGAACCAATGCAGGCCGTTGCCTCCCTTGGATGCCGGGCCCTTGGCTGCGCGGGCCGGCGCCACGGCCATGTTGGACATTTCCGATGGCCTGATGCGCGATGGCAGCCGCCTGGCACATGCCAGCAACGTGGTCCTGGATTTCGATCCCGCTGCTTTGGAGCCATTCGTGGCCCCTTTGGAGCAAGCAGCCGAGCTCCTTGGCATAGAGGCCACGCGATGGGTGCTGGGCGGGGGAGAAGACCATGGTTTGCTTGCCACCTTCCCGGCAGGCATTCAGCTACCGCAGGGCTTCACTGCGATAGGCTCGGTTCAAGCCGTTGTCGAGCCGCCAGGCAGTGGCGTCCGGATTTCCGGGCAAACTGCTGACACCGTTGGATGGGATCACTTTGCAGACTAA
- a CDS encoding DUF3515 family protein, translated as MHQKTLRRTALAIALASASGTALSACAPAVDVTAAADAANPACAPMMVALPDQIGDAALRKTNSQATAAWGDPSQVILRCGVNVPGPTTDRCVSVNDIDWVIKEGDPVYTLTTFGREPATEILIDPVKLEAANISSATVLTELAAAVGKIKATGKCVGQEDLQNLPSAQ; from the coding sequence ATGCACCAAAAGACCCTCCGCCGGACTGCCTTGGCCATAGCCCTGGCCTCCGCATCCGGCACCGCTTTGTCAGCCTGCGCCCCCGCCGTGGACGTCACTGCTGCCGCGGATGCCGCCAACCCCGCCTGCGCGCCCATGATGGTGGCCCTGCCCGATCAGATCGGCGATGCCGCCCTCCGCAAAACCAACAGCCAAGCCACTGCAGCCTGGGGAGATCCTTCCCAGGTCATCCTCCGCTGCGGCGTGAATGTTCCCGGCCCCACCACGGACCGTTGCGTGAGCGTCAACGACATCGACTGGGTCATCAAAGAAGGCGACCCCGTTTACACGCTGACCACTTTTGGTCGGGAACCGGCCACGGAGATTCTGATTGATCCCGTCAAACTGGAGGCAGCGAACATCAGCTCCGCTACCGTGCTGACCGAGCTGGCAGCCGCGGTTGGCAAGATCAAGGCAACCGGAAAGTGCGTCGGCCAGGAAGACCTTCAGAACCTGCCCTCCGCGCAATAG
- a CDS encoding D-alanine--D-alanine ligase family protein yields MVTDHSTPATSRPRVAVLFGGRSSEHAVSCVTAAGVMGAIDKNKYEVIPIGIAKSGQWVLASGDTSQWSLSSAALPEVAPSGKTVTLAEVGGEHQLIVTEPNAVPLELGAVDVVFPLLHGPWGEDGTVQGLLELSDTRYVGAGVLASAVGMDKHFMKVVFESAGLSVGPYVAVTDREWTTDAEAVRKKVDKLGFPVFVKPARAGSSMGISKVDSIEGLDAAIEEARRHDLKLVIEAGIVGREIECAVLQGRGTDAPRTSMPGEIAVAAGEHQFYDFAAKYVEDGAAALSCPADMPDEAIARVRELAAVAFDAVGAEGLSRVDFFYTPAGELIINEINTMPGFTPKSMYPQMWAASGLAYGDLIDELIHLALTRKTGLR; encoded by the coding sequence ATGGTGACTGACCACTCCACTCCGGCGACCAGCCGGCCCCGCGTAGCTGTTCTTTTTGGGGGACGCTCCAGCGAACATGCCGTCAGCTGTGTCACCGCCGCCGGTGTCATGGGAGCAATAGACAAGAACAAATACGAGGTCATCCCCATTGGCATTGCCAAATCGGGGCAGTGGGTTCTGGCCTCGGGAGACACCAGCCAGTGGTCCTTGAGCTCGGCAGCTCTTCCCGAGGTGGCGCCGTCGGGCAAGACCGTCACCTTGGCCGAGGTTGGTGGCGAGCATCAGCTCATCGTGACCGAGCCCAATGCCGTACCCCTGGAATTGGGTGCTGTGGACGTCGTATTTCCCCTGCTGCACGGACCTTGGGGCGAGGACGGTACCGTCCAAGGTCTCCTGGAGCTCTCGGATACCCGCTACGTGGGCGCCGGTGTGCTGGCCTCAGCTGTGGGAATGGACAAGCACTTCATGAAGGTGGTTTTCGAGTCCGCCGGACTAAGCGTTGGTCCCTACGTGGCTGTCACCGACCGCGAATGGACCACTGACGCCGAGGCTGTTCGTAAGAAGGTGGACAAGCTGGGATTCCCCGTGTTCGTCAAGCCTGCCCGCGCAGGCTCGTCCATGGGTATTTCCAAGGTTGACTCAATCGAAGGGCTGGACGCCGCGATCGAGGAGGCCCGCCGTCACGACTTGAAGCTGGTCATCGAGGCCGGCATTGTGGGCCGCGAGATCGAGTGTGCCGTCCTTCAAGGACGGGGCACTGATGCGCCCCGAACGTCCATGCCGGGTGAGATTGCCGTGGCAGCAGGAGAGCATCAGTTCTATGATTTTGCCGCCAAGTATGTAGAGGACGGGGCCGCTGCCTTGAGCTGCCCGGCCGATATGCCGGATGAGGCAATCGCGCGGGTGCGTGAACTTGCTGCCGTCGCTTTTGACGCCGTCGGTGCCGAAGGCCTGAGCCGCGTGGACTTCTTCTACACTCCCGCGGGTGAACTGATCATCAACGAAATCAACACGATGCCTGGCTTTACCCCCAAGAGCATGTACCCGCAGATGTGGGCGGCATCCGGTTTGGCCTACGGGGACCTGATCGATGAACTGATCCATCTGGCGCTGACGCGTAAGACCGGGCTGCGCTAA
- a CDS encoding NAD(P)H-dependent glycerol-3-phosphate dehydrogenase has product MTTVDGTVNTPDVVAVLGAGSWGTTFAKVLADAAGATGSERSIRIWGRRAEVVEQINSSHRNEQYLKDIELPVSVTASTDVEEVLKDATLVVLAVPAQSLRPQLGEWKPFLAPDAVVVSLMKGLELGTDARMSEVIAQELGLPASRVAVVSGPNLAMEIAREQPTASVVACSDADTAAAIALCCTAPYFRPYTSTDVVGVEIGGIVKNVIALAVGICEGRQMGDNTKASVITRGLAETSRLALALGGEAHTMAGLAGLGDLVATCSSALSRNHTAGRLLGEGLSLDQVAEHMTQTAEGIKSGPAVHELAGKLNVEMPITAAVVAVLEGRMSVDDLGPRLLARALKSEGDY; this is encoded by the coding sequence ATGACCACAGTGGACGGCACCGTCAACACACCGGACGTAGTGGCTGTTTTGGGTGCAGGGTCTTGGGGAACCACATTCGCCAAGGTCCTGGCCGATGCTGCTGGGGCTACCGGATCCGAGCGAAGCATCCGGATCTGGGGACGCCGGGCCGAAGTGGTGGAGCAGATCAACTCTTCGCACCGCAACGAGCAATACCTTAAGGACATCGAACTCCCGGTCTCAGTCACGGCCTCCACGGATGTGGAGGAGGTGCTTAAGGATGCCACGCTGGTGGTACTCGCTGTGCCCGCCCAGTCCTTGCGCCCGCAACTGGGGGAGTGGAAGCCGTTTCTGGCCCCCGACGCCGTGGTTGTCTCCTTGATGAAGGGCCTGGAACTGGGCACGGACGCCCGGATGAGCGAAGTGATCGCCCAGGAGCTGGGTCTTCCCGCGTCCCGCGTAGCAGTGGTCTCGGGCCCCAACCTGGCGATGGAGATTGCCAGGGAGCAACCAACGGCGTCCGTTGTTGCTTGCAGCGACGCCGACACGGCCGCTGCCATTGCGCTGTGCTGCACGGCACCGTACTTCCGGCCCTATACCAGTACTGACGTTGTGGGCGTGGAAATCGGCGGAATCGTCAAGAACGTTATAGCTCTGGCCGTAGGCATTTGCGAGGGCCGCCAAATGGGCGACAACACCAAGGCTTCGGTGATTACCCGCGGACTCGCCGAGACGTCCCGGCTTGCGTTGGCCCTTGGTGGAGAAGCCCACACCATGGCAGGTTTGGCCGGACTCGGGGACCTCGTTGCCACGTGCTCCTCGGCCCTCTCGCGCAACCACACCGCAGGCAGGCTGCTTGGCGAGGGTCTTAGCCTCGACCAAGTTGCAGAGCACATGACGCAGACAGCAGAGGGCATCAAATCAGGCCCCGCCGTGCATGAGCTCGCCGGCAAATTAAATGTTGAAATGCCCATCACGGCCGCCGTTGTGGCGGTGCTTGAAGGCAGAATGTCCGTTGATGACCTGGGGCCGCGACTGCTGGCCCGGGCACTGAAGTCCGAAGGCGACTACTGA
- a CDS encoding lysophospholipid acyltransferase family protein, translated as MKESAKSRATFMLLAGLARPLMNLLISKKWEGVENLPPGGFIAVPNHCTEIDPIVIGHMVYNQKRPPHFLAKTGLFKVPVLGSLLHATRQIPVERSTAGANRSLQVAKEVVDAGGAIIIYPEGTLTRDPDLWPMKGHTGAARLALQTGAPVVPMAHWGAQEVFPRYAKRLHIFPRKTVRVLIGKPVDLGAFKDRPMDRATLTAATEVIMDAITELLETLRGEEAPAERWDPAVHKQAKHGRFTQEGSDTQEGDHGK; from the coding sequence TTGAAGGAATCGGCTAAGAGCCGTGCAACGTTCATGCTGCTGGCCGGTCTGGCGCGTCCGCTGATGAACCTCCTGATTTCCAAGAAGTGGGAGGGTGTGGAGAACCTTCCGCCCGGCGGCTTCATCGCCGTACCCAACCACTGCACCGAGATCGATCCCATCGTGATCGGACACATGGTGTACAACCAGAAACGGCCACCGCACTTCCTCGCGAAGACCGGCCTCTTCAAGGTCCCCGTGCTGGGGTCATTGCTCCACGCCACGCGGCAGATTCCGGTTGAACGCTCGACGGCGGGAGCGAACCGCTCGCTTCAGGTGGCCAAAGAGGTGGTGGATGCCGGGGGTGCCATCATCATTTACCCCGAGGGTACCCTCACCCGCGACCCCGATCTGTGGCCGATGAAGGGACACACCGGTGCGGCCAGGCTCGCCTTGCAGACCGGCGCACCCGTGGTTCCCATGGCGCATTGGGGTGCACAGGAAGTCTTCCCACGGTATGCCAAGCGCCTCCATATCTTTCCGCGGAAAACTGTTCGCGTGCTGATCGGGAAACCTGTTGATCTCGGTGCCTTCAAGGACCGGCCCATGGACCGCGCCACGCTGACCGCTGCCACCGAGGTCATTATGGACGCCATCACGGAACTTCTTGAGACCCTTCGAGGCGAAGAAGCCCCCGCTGAGCGCTGGGATCCCGCTGTCCACAAGCAGGCCAAGCACGGCCGGTTCACCCAGGAGGGCTCGGATACGCAGGAAGGGGATCACGGCAAATGA